CGATTCGGCGAACGCCAGAAGATCGGTCGGGGATTTACTCTTAAGTTCCTGAAGCTTCATTTCAGCCATGAAGTGACCATTACTCTATATTTCGAAGGGGGGAAGGCTATGTTGCGTCGTTTCGGTGTTGCGAAAGGGCTCGCAGACGACTGAACTCAAAACACATGCCACGAAGATGAGATGCGCGGAAAATAGCGACTAAGACAAGACCCCGCAAGGGGGCTTCTCAAAATGAAGTAAATTTAAGCGGCGCCTGCTCACTTCAAAAGGGCTTAACGACGACAAGGATGACAATCAGGATCATCAGCAGCGTCGGCGCTTCGTTCATGAACCTCCAATACCGCGCCGAGCGCCGGTTCTCGTCGCGCCCGAATGCATCAACCGCTCGGCTGAAAAACATGTGAACCGCAGTCAGGAGCACGACGAGGATGATCTTGGCATGCAGCCAGCCGCCCATAAAACCATAAAGAGACCAGGCCAGATACAGGCCGAACACCCAGGTCAGCATCATCGCCGGGTTCATGATGACCTTCAGCAGACGTCGCTCCATGACCTTGAAGGTCTCCGACTGCACGGAACCTGGCTCCGCATCCGTGTGGTAGATGAAGAGCCGCGGCATGTAGAACAGCCCCGCCATCCAGGAGATCACCGCGATGATGTGCAGCGCCTTGATCCAAAGATACAGGTCGTCAGGGTTCCATACGAACAGTCCGACAGCAAGCACCAGAAAGAGGGCGAGGGCATAATGCGCTCGTCGCCTCGCGTAGCTACCCGGTCGCTGATCCGACTGCTTTTCCATCATTCAATTCCCGCTACGGCGAACGCGCTCGACCAGCAGGCGTACATTTTCAGGATCGGCCTGCGGCGTAATTCCATGACCGAGGTTGAAGATCAGCGGCCCGCCACCGAGCTGCGCCAGGATATCGTCGATTCCCTCCTCAAGAGCCTGCCCGCCGGCAACAACCCG
Above is a window of Rhizobium etli 8C-3 DNA encoding:
- the hemJ gene encoding protoporphyrinogen oxidase HemJ is translated as MEKQSDQRPGSYARRRAHYALALFLVLAVGLFVWNPDDLYLWIKALHIIAVISWMAGLFYMPRLFIYHTDAEPGSVQSETFKVMERRLLKVIMNPAMMLTWVFGLYLAWSLYGFMGGWLHAKIILVVLLTAVHMFFSRAVDAFGRDENRRSARYWRFMNEAPTLLMILIVILVVVKPF